The Amaranthus tricolor cultivar Red isolate AtriRed21 chromosome 14, ASM2621246v1, whole genome shotgun sequence DNA window TGGCCCAAATAAACATCATTAACAACATTTCTTTACCATAATGCTTTTAAGTGGCTCTCACCTAGAAAGAGTTTTGGGgtttaaattgtaaaatgagAAGATActagaaaataataaatgatttaatttttaggGTTGAGTGGGGGTGAAATAATGATATAAAAAGCCTAGTAAGAAAATTTACCATAAATTGTAACGCATCAACTAAAATGGGACACCTAAAAAGGGACATGTGGCAAATAGATGgagactgaaaaaaaaaaaatttggatcTTGATGGTGAATTCTAGCACATTTTTCATTCAACAAAATGATTGGATTAGTTCActacattttaattttgatgcccggttattattttgttcaaaagcGCAAATGAGTgtcatacttggtaattttggGAAGCCAAAATGCTCTTTGGATATCAATTTGAGGTAGATATCAATCAAACTAATGTACATATATTTTGGCTTTTTTTGGTTTGGCTCGACCGCTCAAGGAAAGTGATagaattctttttaaaatttgtttttaagtcGTTGAAGATAGGAAGCTTAACCTGTTCTCATATAAGTGTTGTGTTCtaaccatagtgtaaaaatgtggTAATAGTCATAATCGTGGTAACGTAACTTAAGATATTCCTTGATACGACCCAAAGCGCAGTTTTTTGTACACCCTTACAACGCATGAAATATCGgttcgtttattttgaaaacctttacaacgagGCCAATGTGATGCAATGcaaccttgtttttacactgtGGTTCTAACTACCACATGATTGTAGTACTCAAGATACTTGACTTGTACATCTTGCCTTCGGTTTTTTGCTTTTATGAACTTCTGCTACATAACGACTAAAGAGGATTTTTGATGTCAATTTTGTgcattttaaagtttattttagaATTGAGAGATCTACAGACTGTACTTGAAAATATTGACAACTTTAAGGCAATTAGTACAAGTCATACTGATTGGTAAATTTGAGAAAAGGGATAATCTGTAGACTGTCGAGGTTGCCGTAAATCATGAGTGGCAACTTTCCTCAAATAGCTTAAACTCAAATTATGGGTTAGGAGCTAGGATGGGATTCTAGTGGAACCTGCATTGACAATGATTTAACTACTATGACTGTTTTGATCATTTTGATCGACAATcctttttttggcaattaaagTATTGTGGGAAATTCCGTGTGGTGATTCTAAGTTTTTTGCTTTTCCACGTGGtggacaaatatttttttcatttacatgGTAACTTTAAGCTTCTAACTTTTTCACTTGGTAGACAAAAGGTtaagatttttgttaatttacgTTATTATTACCCACCATAATGACTTCTTTCTAAAATTAGGcacatttttttgaaaatgtgtTCGAAATGAGTTTAATTTAACAAAGAAATTAAGCTTTTGTCTACTACATGAAAATGTTGAAAGTTCAGGATTACCATGCGAATTTAAAAACACATTTGTCTACCATGTGAAAAAGTTGAAAACTCAAcgttaccatgtgaaattttccaaatattattaattaccAAGAAATTACCAATACAAAATATGGGAAAAATCCATAAATCTAAACTCCATTTGAAgactttatatttataatatgcCTAAAACACAAGAACAGAGCTAATACCCCAAAACACATCGGCCAATAGATGAATTAAAAATTCTCTCAATCTAACAAAATATTCCTGAGTTTCTCACCTTATCTAATAGCTATCCTGAAGAAAATATTCCTTGTAGCTTAAGCAGAAGAGCAGCGCTCGTAGGTCTTATCACATCTTTGTTTCCGGATTTCATAAATCATCTATATCCTATAACCACACCTTAACATAATATGTTGGAGCTTAAGTTTTCTTTTTGCTAAACCAAGCTTGGTGCTGAATCTTCTAAACAAGAGTAGAATAATTGTTCTTTCGGAACATACACTGCCATTTCTCTCTAACTTTTATGAATTGAGATCATCATTGGTGTGGATTCACGTCAATGAGTGCCGTGCGAATGATCTGGAGTTCTGGACAATGTAACAGTGGAGTTCAGGTGAAGAAAAGGGATACAACAATTGGTTTGTAGCAAAATGACATTGTAATACTGATGATGAAATGTACTGCAAGAACTTTAATATGAAATGAGGTGGACAAGGTGAACTTTGGGGATAAGTTTATACAGAGCATCATCCAAGGGGGGGATAGGGAAAGATAGGCAATATCCATGTTTTGCTTTTCATGGGGACTGCCTTTACTAAATGGGGAACTTATTATAATGCAAGTTCTTCAAGCAAAGATGTCAAGGTTTCCAAGAAAGTACAAAAGGAAATCAAGAGTTAATCCTAAATCTTTTAAGAATGGTTCAAGTGCACGTATGAAATGCGCATCCAAAGAAAGCATCAAATGCTACAttaaagtgataataataagagtTCTATTAATGCTTATAACATGGCTTATTTCGGTTACAAAGAGGTGAATTACAACCCCTCTTAATCACTCATAAAACTGTGAGAATCAATGAGGTAATGCAAGTTGAACATGTGGTTAATTTAAGCAATCAAAATAGAAGTTAAATGCATCATCAATGGAAATAAATTTAAAGCAAGAATACAAAGCCTCCGTGAATACTAATTGGATATTCATATATGGCTGTCCATAAATTAACAATATAAGCTTCAATAGAGTTGAGATAAGAGTTGAAATAACTAAATCTATCCTTAATTAAACGGTTTTAGGTATTCAATTAAGTGAGCCTTTCTTTAGTCTTACATGTAATAAGAGTTGACCATGTAGCTCATGATTAACTTAGTTTACTTAAGTTGAAAAGATGTAAAGTCGTCTTTGCATGGACGGACATAGATCTAGAATTCTTAGAGTTGTAGAATTTATCCATGGAACATTTATCCTTGGAGGGACTTGGAGGATTAATTAAGAGTCTTAATTTCGGAGTTGCAACTAGATGAAAGGTTAAAGGCGTATAGGACTATGTTAGTATGCCTAAACTCTCGTTATAAATAGAAATGGATCACAATCCCTCTAGGTGtgttaaaatgaaataaaaattagattttcTTTGTGAAAACTTTAAGCAAACTCAGTGTAGCTCAAACCATTTCTTAAGGAGTTCTTTGTGATACTTAAGGAGTAAATTAAGACTTTAGTGTGTGTGTCATCCAAAGGTGCTTAAAGACCCCAATGTTTTAAGGTGTCCAAAGTAACATTGATTGAGTTGCTTACTTTATAACTGTTTTTGCTATCTTTTCTCGAAGCTCTTCTAAGTTAGATCCACCCCCATACCATTTCGCGTCAACTAGTTAAGCAAAGAAATGAGAACACCTCTAGCCATAGCTAGCATGGAAAGTGCTGTCATAAGTTCTCTTGAGTAATTTTGAGCAGTAGAAGAGGTAAAATAATTGTTAGTTTGCTACCAAGGGTGTCTCAGACGTATCTGTCTTGGTACATGTAGCCAAGCTTGTATATTGGAAATTAAGGCTTTGATATTGTTGTTGCGGCTTTGAATAGTGAATGTTCTTattagtatatgtatattaagGTTGAGCGATGAGAAGATTACGAGAATAGTTTCTCACTATTCTTCGTGCAAAAGGAGATTGTGGATCACTTTTGAACACCAGGAGTGATTTATTTTGCCTATCGGTTATTTTGATGCAACTTCAGAAGAATGATTTgaattagttaattaattttttaaatattctgAACTTAACACTTTTCTTGGGATGTAAAGTTTGTTATAACGTACCATTGCTATTCTAGATGAGTCACTGCTACACCTACTAGTTTCTTCTATGACGGGTGCTACACCTACTAGTGGTTTCCTTTTCGTGGAAGTAATCTTGATAAAGAACACAATCATATTTGAACTTCATAAAACAATGGGCGTTAGTTAAGAGCAATGCGATGGTTAAGAATTTATATGGGCAAGCACCTACCTAATTTCTAGTAGAAAAACCAAGAGGATCAAGGTGAACCGACCCAAGAACTACCTCGATTGCCTCCCTAGAAACCCGATAATATTAACATAGAAATACTTAACAAGTACCAACTTCTTGCTGCATATGCATTACAAGAAACATTATAACCGAGAGTGATTGTTTGCATTTGGCTTCCCGCTGCAGATAGAAATTGCAGAGCTGCTCGGAGAATCTATGGGGTTTCTTGAACGGAACCAACCTTTTTCATATGTTGTGCAAGGTTTGGATATGAGGTACTTTCTTCTCCTTTATCAGTAAGACTTGTTTTTCCTGTAATTTAAGATACAATATTACCATCCACCCACCAATCTTAATTTTGTGGTAAGGAAAGGAACATACTTGTTCCCTTCATGGATAGTTACTGTTATATGTTAATCTAGAGGTAGGATGTTAGAAACTTGTAAAATTGCTATATTTTGGATGAATTGACAGATTGAGTTTTTTATGGGTGATGCCATATTGTagcatgatttttttttcttctttgattcaaaatttcatatttattcattttttgttttagtatACGTATTTAGTAAAATGTTTCGCTCTTGATTGTGGGTGCAATTGGAATCGATATACTAGTTTATGTAGTCAATCTCAATCTTTTGAGATTATAGCTTTGGCATTATTATCGTTGTTGCTGTAAAAATTCATTACTGAAGCATTTTGCCAGTTTATTATGCAAATATGCTTGGTACTTGGTGATGTCAAGAAGTCAAAACACTCATAACATGTCAGtatagataaataaaattttactctGTTCGTATACAAGAAATTGTCACAGTTATATAAttacacaaaaattaaaaaatggtgGGACCATTTAAATTTTATGGATGATTTTAAAGAAGAGTTGAAATGTGAACGAGAATGAAAGAAAGTAGTgagaatataaaagaaaattatagcaGAGCAAAGAAAGACTAAAAAAAGTGTGATAATTTCTTAGGGATAGAGAGTATCTAATATATCCGACCCATtagtctcatttgctttttgtcACTATTCACTTTATCacttttattttgtgttttattcttgatctataagttaaaacataatcatgtgggatcttgtttgattcgtctcaatataaagattattaatatcaactttttataatttttatttaagaattagaaaTATAAAGGGTTAAATATTGCCTCGACAAgtgtgaaaaattaaattggacTAATGtgttgaataggaggtagtataagTACTGTGGAATCATTGGGTTTGGTTTGAAGAAAGTAAATTCGAGTTGAGCTGCTCTCTTCGATCGCGACCTACTCGTGATATTAGTCTGTCTTCTTTCCCACCCTTTCCAGATCTTAAGATCTAAGCGGGACTCATTGGAATGATAATGATATGATGGTTTGAGGAAAGCACTAGAAATATTTTAGAGCATTGTTTGTAGGTGGTGAAGAGTACCTTAAGctattttgttaatttaagtGTTATATTTAAAAGACCACATTATTGTAGAATGTAGAGCTCAAATTTTGTTGACTTTCAGTACATCTCGCCTTCTGTTTTACGTTGTATTGTGACAAAACAGGCTTGCTTGGTCAAATTTGTGTATATTTATGTTTGTACTGGATTGTGTTGACAACTTTGACCAGAGAAATGTTGTACACTGTCCAGGCTTCCATGTTTCATGAGTGACaccttttctttgatttggaaTGAGTAAAGATGGAAGTGGGTAGGGTTGGCACGCTGCCCCTCTCCGGCACGACCCACCTCGTTTTGAAACGCAATATGACATTATTCACGGTGGATCAATTTTGTACTGTCATTGTAGTTTTCGATGGACTCGAACTAGTTTAAACTAGACGCAAAATCAAATATGAACACGACATATTTATATGACTAATTAGCATCACAGCTTTGTTTTCTAATTGGAACTTGTTCGCGACTCTACAAAAGGTTAAATTATGATACTTTTTTTGAACGTGGGAAATGTCTTTGAGCATAATTGCAAAGAAATATATACAACTACGTCCCAATCCCTTTGAGTTTGtatcatataatttaaatatgtgaattttttttgaattttgtgaatgaAGTTAAAAGAAATTCAGAATGTCcggataaaatttaaaaaatgcttaatttatttgtcaaacaagAAACTGATGTAAAATGAAAAACACAgtctaaaataataaaaaataatgcaaattaaaaccctaatttcaaaaAGAGGTTTgggttaatgattatttttgcGCGTATGTAGACTAATTGTCTttctttattcgtgtaagtccTTGCGTCATTTGggtaacaaaaatataacaacTATGATTGCTTTGACTCAAAACCTTTGGCCTTGCATTGAATCCATCTACTTAGATCTTgtgtttttctttaattattgaaattttaaacCATTTCCCAGTAAATTTTCTAAGTCATCATTGCTCTTTGACAAGATGCTCCCTTACTAATTACCATAACATCAACAACTATTGGATTGTATCGTATCGGTTCAGCTTTATACATTTATAAATCTATcgaattgcttttttttttttttattataaaacttaaaaattacgTTTTAGACTGGTTTAAGGAGATTTTCAGAGCTTTTGCTAATGTTTGACGATAGATGGGAgattataagtatatatattaacaacttTAACATTTAAGAATATATACTCTTCATTTCATTGAGTTTGCTCCATTTGACCATAAAAACACTCATAATAATTAGTTAAGGGAacaaatttttaatcataaaagATAATCATATTTTATTGTTGCTCATCCTCTTTTTAACTCTGTCGAGCTCTAATTTTTTATCTTCTTTATCGACTTGTAAATACCCTGTCTTTATATATACCCAAATCATCTgaacaatatattttttatcgtttaatcaattttttatcTTCAACATCTTTTTATAGATAGAGTAATAGATCAaagttttttcatttaaaaaatatgttattataatGTAAACGAGGAATGAAAGACATATAAATGTAATCATGGGCGGACCTAGTGTAAAACATGGGTTGTATATACAATCCCATATTCTAAAAAAGTTTTTAAGATTTGTTGTCAAGGTGTTTCGTTCTGTTGACTAAACAAAAAAGTCATCGTCTCTATGTGCAGAGAAAGTCTTGTATAAATTTAGTGTGTGTGCACTAAtcttaaaagatattaaaatattaagtattTTAATTTAACAAGGACAAccattgaaaaatatttgttattattaggtTGATGTATATTTAAAATATGTCGTCTGTGGAATAAAAGATGTGTAAATATAGTGATGTAGGCCGTTGTTGCTGGTGTTGCCATTACTACTACACCTACTATTGAATTCCTTTAAAGTAAGGTAGGAGATCCAACAAAACACACGTACAAGACACAACCACCAGTTTACCATTGTTAAAATATCAGTTTACTAGTATTTTCTTCACCAAACATTCTCATTTTAGATGCAACTATCTCACACTCttggataataataaaaaaaaaaattcatcaattttcttaatatttgtccATTTGTCCTTggatataaaaaaaagttgagctaaattttttaataattttctttttcggAGCCTGCaaaatgattatatatattcaattattattatttcaagtaCTCTTCGATAATTCTTTTACCCATTTGAAAACTAGAAGtattcacaataaataataaaatttgtcTGTAGAACGGGTTTTTAGGCAGGTGGGGGATCAGATATGCTTATAAAAATGTTTTCGTGGGATTAATTTCAAAAGCTCGCCCGCTATTGTAGActtatttttttgttgctaCCTGCCAGTTTTCTTAGCGGGCGGGATCCGTGGGTAAACAAGTATAACcaatatacaaaattaaaaatacaatcttaaaaatccaaacaaacataaaatataatcacaaaacaaaaactaaatttatgttttaacatcattaaaattaataCAACGAAATGCCCGAAATATTCTTAATacataaatattttcaaatactATTATTTGCAATGATCTATCTTTCAAAATATTGTTTGCAATGAGCTGTTTCCGTATCTGTATTATTCAGATGCTGTGGTGCAAGTTAAGTAGTTAATTTATTCATAGAGGTGTTTATTGGAATGCAGATCAAGTGATTTCATATCAAGTATTTTAGatcgatttaaaattaaattttaaatctacattgattttttttatagtttaaaattaagaaattttacatggtagcatcgaactttcatgaaacgccagtgaTAGCTcctttgtaagatttttccacatggtagcattcagtttatgccttatttaACTGTCATTTTCTGTTAAATTattgtcaatttccgtttaattcatcattttgacgtttttacccttattaagtgttggttgttgtctttataatttgctctAAACATTGGagagcgttgatgaattaaacgtcaaaattgtgaattaaatatttgagcgcataaaaatggtttagggcaaattataaagacaaccaacaattaataagggtagaagcatcaaaatggtgaattaaacagaaattgacaagaatttaacgaaaaatgctacaacaattagataaggcataaattggatgctaccatatggaaaaaaactaacaaaagTGATATCACTAGCATTTTAGGAAAGTTCAATGTACTATATGAAATTTATTTCCCTTTAAAAGTGATTGTAAAGTCAAGTCCAAAACGAATTTAATTACAAAGTCATATATTATAGTTGTTTTTAACACTTCTTTAGTGCTTACCTATGAGTATTTATTGAAACCAGtgctcaataatttatactttgtaaATGGAAAcccttatattattattattattattattattattattattattattattattataccaaTTACCAATTACTAAACTTCAAAGTGGAGGGAACCTTTTTTGTcccttttattttcctttttaattatcCACTTTTGATGCTTTATTACATGTGAAGGTATGAAACACTTGCTTCTTTCACTCATAACTCAAAAGTACATTCAATATTGTAAGAGCTTGATCGCAGGAAAATATGTGAATGTACTTTCCAATTCttattaatctttttattaaacATTATAGAGACAATATACACAACTTGCCTTTAGcacattaattataattttctcaaTCTCTAATATCATTAGATTAAATCagttaaataaaattgaagGATCGGATATACACaactttatcttttttttttttatatatttttaagtatatTTTATTAGACTAAAATTGCATAGATGCGACTACGTGAGTATTAGATCAGATTTGAAGGCTTGAAATGATTGTGGATTTTTGTTGTTGACATAAAAAAACCCAGAATTAGTTAGGCTTATCTTTTAggtaattaaattataataaccCATATTTAAGATTGTAATTACTAAATTcttgtatatatattacatattctTCTTCTAGTAAAGACTAAAGATTTTACATCTAGGCACTGAGAAAATCATGATCTTAGATCATGTTACAAAGAGATTTATTCTTAAACCACCCCTAATCTACCCTTAAAATAatactattttattattgttacgTTATAATCATAAAATGGGACAAATTCATTAGgacagattaaaataaaaaaataaagtaaatctAATAAAACTACGTAGAGCTTATCCTGCTATGAACTCATTCAAATTGGCTGAGAAGATTTGAATTTCTTTTGAAACTGAGAAAGAAGAGCTAGATTTTCTTGTCTAAGCCAAATAGCCTTTTGCCTTAGCTTTTCATTCTCTTCCAAGATACTTCTGTTTTCTAGGTACAATTTCAGATTCTTTAGCTCTATGTCTTCTGCCTTTGTTCCTTTATATCTTCTCCTGTTCCATCAAATCATACATCAAACACAAAGTGAGAGTTAGAGTCGTCAACCTAATATCCCGTACAAACAAGAGTTCGGAAGAAGAAAATAGCAGACAAATTATACCCGCGCCCCTCCAAAGAGAGGACAAGAAAAAATACGCGCACTCAAACACAAGTGTTTTACAAATGATTGTTGGTATCGATTATTTTGACGTTTAAACAAGTTAGATAAACCAACTATTTTGAAagatattattggtaaaattaaATAAGGGTAACTGACTTGTTTATTTGAGAATAAACGAGCCAACAAGAAAGTCAaaaccgaaaaaaaaaaaaaaaaaaaaaaaaaccacacaAAAGCCTTACTATCAAACACCCCTGTTTCATTGAGTTTGCGATATTGACCCTAAAGGCAGCAAACTTTTGAGGATAGATGGAGTATTAATCTCAACATAAAactaaatcataaataaagcAGACATTTATCTAGGGTCGAGAGTAAAAAAAgtcttattatttaaaaattcttGTTAATAATGTAGATTAGATTTAAAACTTAACGATTTAATTATGATATATAGAATccatttatgatatttttcaaacACGAGTTTAGAATGGACTTTCTATATAGAGGGTCCATTTCTTTCGGTTTGCCTAAGCCCATAAAATACGAGCAACTACACTCATGTAATTAAGGTTATTAATTAAACTACATACCTTATAATTAGGCAATGAACACGAACTTTGGATTTTGATCTTGAAGATGGTTGAGTATGGCAATGAGTTGTAGGTGATTGTAACCAATCTTTAGCACTACACATTGTTTGATTATTATGTAAGTTTAAAGGAAGAGATTGTTAATGAATGTTTGGGTGGTGAGATTGagtgaattaaataaaaaggtGAGGGGGTGGAAGTTGAGGAAGGTGAGGTTCTTTAAATAGATTTACAAATACTCTATGTAGCTTAGTTGTTAAATAAATGGTGGGCTAAGTTAGTTTAGAAAGAGAAATGGATAGAGGGTAGAGAGAGAAGTAGGTGTTTTTCTTCATTGGTAATGATGGGTAGTAGACTCATGATTACAAAGTTTGGCAAGATAACCCCATACGTGGCATTTGCCAATAGGCATAAGCACCCAACATTCCAAAGCCTATGAACATGCAAGTCTTCTTATTGTTCCATCCTCCTTTGAGGTTGGTTTAATTTAGgttaaacaaaaaaatgtttgttaTGGTCGTCTATTAGCAAAGGAAAAGTGGATTATCGGTTTGAGCTTTTAAGtttttaagattaaaaaattctttttatgTATAGAGCTGATATTAACTTGAATTAcatttagatataatttatattttttgctgaataatatcaatgatgaaaaaataaaagaagtattatattatttatttcgtACGTCTTAAGTTTTAGGGGCGCTTTTATATTTCGCTCTGGGGCCAAAATTAAAGGAGACGACTGCAATAATCGTATTGTTATTACTAATGAAGATAAGGGTGCGTTAAACTATATAGGTTAAAACATTTTAAACCTTGCCTAAATAGTTAGGTGGGAGTGGCTTAACGACATTAGTGGGACATTTGGTTATTTGtattaaatgatgaaaatgagaatGAGTTTCGActttgaattttataaaatatgttatGTCATTCCTATGGTAGTATAGCCCTACCCCTCGACTTTGTGTTTTTCATATTAAGTTTTCAATATCGCCAATACCATATTTTCAAATGGTAATAGATgataatgaattttatgaagaaaataataattagagtaagATAAGTAAGTTaagttatattatattttttccatCAATTAGAGGGCTGCTTGGTTAATGGAATGTGAATGAAATGTATAGAAAAATACTTGTGCCATTTTGACTCATAATAGTAACCAATTTAACTAAAAGCAAAAGTTAATGGTTAAAAcccatgatatattatatactttattctACCACTCACACAATAGTCCGTTTAGACTAGAAGTGTTGGTACAATACATGTTTTCAACGCTAAATAGTCCACTTGAAATGAGTGGTGCATAAGATTCAAATTTGTGACTCTTCAGTACAATTTACAATGCTTTTAATAACATGTCAAATAACCAACTAAACCAAAAGATTAAACTATTGGTTGAGAGTTTAGAATATCTTATGTACTCTAACGTTACAATTTACAAACAAAATTGAACCTCAAAATTCATATGTTCATCTTAATGCTtaattttatgatattaatttttataatttttacatttAATCCAcagataattaataatattttaccgATGAAGTTAGAGTTAGAAAAAACCTGTGTTTTAATAGTAATCTCCGTAAAATTTTAGCCGCCGGTAATCCCATGGCATGGGAGCACTTTATATAGGTAGAATACCTAACGAAGGAAAGgaaatttcatcatcatcatgatttTAGTACATTCCGAGTCTACACTAgagctttttttttatttctgtgGAATTAGTCATGTTAACAAAACGAAGTTTCGGGTGGGCTGGGATGGGCTCATGTgaaagaaaattcaaatttggtggacaaatttttgtatgagatgGTTTTATCCTGAAATATGCTTTATATTTGAGTTAAATAGTTTgttttgagatcgtctcaccgtgagatggtctcatacaagatggactgttatttttattaggctgattcaatgtttatttaccgtctttaattgatcacttattattttaaattgatcatttataattttaaaccgAACAATTTCTAtaacttaaaataatcacttataattttaaagtaattagaAAATTGACTAATAATTTGAACTCGTCTCATGATAA harbors:
- the LOC130800498 gene encoding protein LITTLE ZIPPER 3-like, with the protein product MCSAKDWLQSPTTHCHTQPSSRSKSKVRVHCLIIRRRYKGTKAEDIELKNLKLYLENRSILEENEKLRQKAIWLRQENLALLSQFQKKFKSSQPI